One Cellulomonas sp. Y8 DNA segment encodes these proteins:
- a CDS encoding MFS transporter, producing MSATAVPTTTPPAESRPLNSPSRVIAASLVGTTIEFYDFYVYATAAVLVFPKLFFPTGNDTTALLASFAVFGAAMVARPIGAIFFGHLGDRRGRKTTLVYSLLTMGVATFLIGLLPTFGHIGVGATVALLVLRLAQGFALGGEWSGAALVATENAPAGKRAWYGTFPQLGAPLGFIIANGIFLVINGVLGQGSDAFMSWGWRVPFLFSAVMVIIGLWVRLKLVESEAFTQAEKKGTITKVPLGTTLKFHWRETLLGTFIMLATYVLFYLMTNFTLTYGTRAVAPEDGEPGGLGIPYVHFVLMQIIGVLFFGIFTMLSGPLADRLGRRRLLIGVTSAIIVFGFSFPLFLTVRDDLVFTGALTQAFLVLGFLLMGATFGPMGALLPELFPTNVRYTGSAVAYNVSSILGAALAPIVALALWAAADGSTWLVGVYLSAMGVLTLLALILSRETKDQDYARSSHAD from the coding sequence ATGTCAGCCACCGCAGTGCCCACCACCACGCCGCCGGCCGAGTCCCGGCCGCTCAACTCGCCGTCCCGCGTCATCGCGGCGAGCCTCGTGGGCACCACCATCGAGTTCTACGACTTCTACGTGTACGCGACGGCCGCCGTCCTCGTGTTCCCGAAGCTGTTCTTCCCCACCGGGAACGACACCACGGCGCTGCTCGCGTCGTTCGCGGTGTTCGGCGCCGCGATGGTGGCGCGCCCGATCGGCGCGATCTTCTTCGGCCACCTCGGCGACCGCCGGGGCCGCAAGACGACGCTGGTCTACTCGCTGCTCACCATGGGCGTCGCGACGTTCCTCATCGGGCTGCTGCCGACGTTCGGGCACATCGGGGTCGGTGCCACGGTCGCCCTGCTGGTGCTGCGGCTCGCGCAGGGCTTCGCGCTCGGCGGCGAGTGGTCGGGCGCCGCGCTGGTCGCCACCGAGAACGCCCCGGCGGGGAAGCGCGCCTGGTACGGGACGTTCCCGCAGCTCGGCGCCCCGCTCGGCTTCATCATCGCCAACGGGATCTTCCTCGTCATCAACGGCGTCCTCGGCCAGGGCTCGGACGCGTTCATGTCCTGGGGCTGGCGCGTGCCGTTCCTGTTCTCCGCCGTGATGGTGATCATCGGCCTGTGGGTGCGGCTCAAGCTGGTCGAGTCCGAGGCGTTCACCCAGGCCGAGAAGAAGGGCACCATCACCAAGGTGCCGCTCGGCACGACGCTCAAGTTCCACTGGCGCGAGACCCTGCTCGGCACGTTCATCATGCTGGCGACCTACGTGCTGTTCTACCTGATGACGAACTTCACGCTGACCTACGGCACCCGCGCCGTCGCGCCGGAGGACGGCGAGCCCGGCGGGCTCGGGATCCCGTACGTGCACTTCGTGCTCATGCAGATCATCGGCGTGCTGTTCTTCGGCATCTTCACGATGCTGTCCGGCCCGCTGGCCGACCGGCTGGGGCGCCGGCGCCTGCTCATCGGCGTCACGTCGGCGATCATCGTGTTCGGGTTCTCGTTCCCGCTGTTCCTCACCGTCCGGGACGACCTCGTGTTCACCGGCGCCCTCACCCAGGCGTTCCTGGTGCTCGGTTTCCTGCTGATGGGCGCGACGTTCGGCCCCATGGGCGCGCTGCTGCCCGAGCTCTTCCCGACGAACGTCCGGTACACCGGTTCTGCGGTCGCCTACAACGTGTCGTCGATCCTCGGCGCGGCGCTGGCCCCGATCGTGGCGCTCGCGCTGTGGGCCGCGGCCGACGGCAGCACCTGGCTCGTCGGCGTGTACCTGTCGGCGATGGGCGTGCTGACCCTGCTCGCGCTGATCCTGTCCCGCGAGACGAAGGACCAGGACTACGCGAGGTCCTCGCACGCGGACTGA